From the genome of Wolbachia endosymbiont (group B) of Parapoynx stratiotata, one region includes:
- a CDS encoding nucleotide exchange factor GrpE, producing MSDSNKEKKKKFADMVSKRKGDDQEDQQTGDLSEELNILKERAVQLEDHLRRAVADNENVKRIMQKQISDASDYAVTKFARDMIDSCDNLKKAMENLKDDDPIHEGIKVAHQKILSDLKKHGIEEIDPIGNSFDSNLHQAVVEREDNEKEPGTIVEVLQTGYTIKNRLLRPAMVILSKKSADCESN from the coding sequence ATGTCAGATAGTAATAAAGAGAAAAAAAAGAAATTTGCAGATATGGTCAGTAAACGAAAAGGGGATGATCAAGAAGATCAGCAAACAGGTGATTTAAGTGAAGAGCTTAATATATTAAAAGAACGTGCAGTTCAGCTTGAAGATCATTTACGTCGCGCTGTTGCGGATAATGAAAACGTTAAACGTATAATGCAAAAGCAAATTAGCGATGCAAGTGATTATGCAGTCACAAAATTTGCACGTGATATGATCGACTCTTGTGACAATTTAAAAAAAGCAATGGAAAACTTGAAAGATGATGATCCTATTCATGAAGGAATAAAAGTGGCGCACCAAAAGATTTTGAGTGATCTAAAAAAACATGGAATAGAAGAAATAGATCCAATAGGTAACTCTTTTGACAGCAATTTACATCAAGCTGTTGTGGAAAGAGAAGATAATGAAAAAGAGCCTGGTACTATTGTAGAAGTATTACAAACTGGTTATACAATTAAAAATAGGTTGCTTCGTCCTGCAATGGTTATTCTTTCTAAAAAATCTGCTGATTGCGAAAGTAACTAA
- the trpS gene encoding tryptophan--tRNA ligase produces MEEVVFSGIQPSGVLHLGNYLGAIKQWIGLQDKYKSLFCVVDLHAITANKLPANELKNNIFKAAATYIACGIDPEKSIIFNQSAVSGHAELGWLLGCYTPIGWLNRMTQFKDKAGSDRQKASLGLYSYPVLMAADILLYQTKYVPVGDDQKQHLELARDIASAFNNHYKCSHFIIPEILTLDCTSRIMSLRDGASKMSKSDSSEYSCINLDDTDDLIVKKIEKAKTDSILGFDFATLKCRPEVNNLVNIYSVLSDLNVEKVCEEVNKHDMKHFKKELADLIISVISPIREKLNGLLKDQLHLHKILKEGTEKAAEIANNNIKKIKDIIGFVQ; encoded by the coding sequence ATGGAAGAAGTTGTCTTCTCAGGTATTCAGCCAAGTGGAGTATTACACTTGGGCAATTATCTTGGTGCAATTAAGCAGTGGATAGGCTTGCAGGATAAATATAAATCTCTTTTTTGTGTTGTTGATCTGCATGCAATCACAGCAAATAAGCTTCCCGCAAATGAATTAAAAAATAATATTTTTAAAGCAGCAGCAACTTATATTGCATGTGGAATAGATCCGGAAAAGTCGATTATTTTCAATCAATCCGCAGTTAGTGGTCATGCAGAATTGGGCTGGCTGCTAGGGTGCTATACACCAATTGGTTGGCTTAATCGTATGACTCAATTTAAAGATAAGGCTGGAAGCGATAGACAAAAAGCTTCTCTTGGGTTATATAGCTACCCAGTACTTATGGCTGCGGATATATTGCTGTATCAAACTAAATATGTTCCTGTTGGCGATGATCAAAAACAGCATTTAGAACTTGCACGTGATATTGCATCAGCTTTTAACAATCATTATAAATGTAGTCATTTCATCATACCTGAAATCTTAACTTTGGATTGTACATCAAGGATAATGAGCTTAAGAGATGGAGCAAGCAAGATGAGCAAATCTGATTCTTCAGAATACTCATGCATTAACCTTGACGATACAGATGACTTGATTGTCAAGAAAATAGAAAAAGCAAAAACAGATTCAATTCTAGGCTTTGATTTTGCTACTTTAAAGTGCCGTCCAGAAGTAAACAATTTGGTAAACATTTATTCAGTGCTTAGTGATTTAAATGTGGAAAAAGTGTGTGAAGAAGTGAATAAACATGATATGAAACACTTTAAAAAAGAGTTAGCTGACTTAATCATCAGTGTTATATCACCCATACGTGAGAAGTTGAACGGTCTTTTGAAGGATCAGCTCCATTTACATAAAATATTAAAAGAAGGTACAGAAAAAGCAGCAGAGATTGCAAATAACAATATAAAAAAGATCAAGGATATTATAGGGTTTGTTCAATAG